The genomic stretch GCGGCAAGGGCACTGCGGACGAGAAGTTCGCCGCCCTGCAGGACGCGGGTGTGAAAACCGTGCGTTCCCTGGCTGACATCGGCAAGGCCCTGGCCGAGCTGACTGGCTGGGAAGCCAAGAAGTAATACTGCTACACCCCCCACGCGCACAAAGGCCACCTTCGGGTGGCCTTTGTCGTATGTGGGGTTTCTGTATGCCTATGCCGCCCTCTTCGTGGGTAAGCACGCCCCCTCAGAGAGATGACAATCCCTGGGGGGCTATGCAGTACCTGTGGGAGCGGGTTCACCCGCGAAGGGGCCGGTGCTGGCGATAGGGATTCTTCGATAGGTTTAATAGGAATTTTCACGCAGACGAATGTTTCAATCCGAGGATAATTCCTCCTGTCCTCGGTCGCACAGACGACAAACATGTACGTACATCGGACAAGCAGCACTGTGCCAGTGCGTTTGACTGACAAAACAGTTACATTACGCGTTCACTCTGTGCCCGTACCCCAAAAGGGAACGACACGCTAAACGGGTCTGGCCTATCAAGCCGGGCAGCATTTCCCCTCATCCAAAGGGAAATCCCCTCTCGAATCCCGATTTCAGCAGTGTGGTACTACCTTAAATGAAAGTTCTCAAAGGCCAGGATATCCTGGCGCTTGGCTTTATGACGTTTGCGCTTTTTGTGGGTGCAGGCAACATCATCTTCCCGCCTATTGTCGGTTTGCAGTCTGGCCCGCATGTATGGATGGCTGCACTGGGCTTCCTGGTGACTGCCGTCGGCCTGCCGGTCATCACCGTGGTCGCCCTGGCCAAGGTCGGTGGCGGCATGGACGCCCTGAGCAGCCCGATTGGCAAGTTCTTCGGTGGCTTGCTGGCGGCCGTGTGCTACCTGTCGGTAGGCCCGCTGTTCGCCACCCCGCGTACCGCGACCGTGTCGTTCGAAGTGGGTGTTGCGCCGCTGACCGGTGAGAGCCCGCTGGCGCTGTTCATCTACAGCCTGGTGTACTTCGCCGTGGTACTGGCGGTGTCCATGTACCCAGGCAAGCTGCTCGATACCGTAGGCCGCTTCCTGGCACCGTTGAAGATCATCGCCCTGGCGGTGCTGGGCATCGCTGCCTTCGCCCTGCCAGCCGGAACCATTGGTGACGCACAGCCGGCCTATGCCGCTGCCGCATTCTCCAAGGGCTTCTCCGACGGCTACCTGACCATGGATACCCTGGGTGCCCTGGTGTTCGGTATCGTCATCGTCAACGCCATCCGCTCGCGCGGGGTGGAGTCGCCGAAGCTGATCACCCGTTACGCCATCATCGCTGGCCTGATCGCCGGTGTCGGCCTGGCGCTGGTATATATCAGCCTGTTCCGCCTGGGTGCCACCAGCCACGATATCGCGGCTGACGCCACCAACGGTGCCGCGGTGCTGCATGCCTACGTACAGCACACCTTCGGCTCGCTGGGCAGCGGCTTCCTGGCCGTGCTGATCGCGCTGGCCTGCCTGGTAACCGCAGTTGGCCTGACCTGTGCCTGCGCCGAGTACTTCAGCCAGATTCTGCCGCTGTCGTACCGCGCACTGGTGGTGATCCTCGCCGGCTTCTCGCTGCTGATTTCCAACCTTGGCCTGACCAAGCTGATCATGTTCTCGATCCCGGTGCTCACCGCCATCTATCCACCGTGCATCGTGGTGGTCGGCCTGAGTTTCGTGAAAGACCTGTGGAACTCGCCAACGCGCATCCTGGCGCCCGTGATGCTGGTATCGCTGCTGTTCGGCATGGTCGATGCGATCAAGGGCAGCAGCCTTGCCCACGTGTTGCCGGACTTCATGGCGCACCTGCCATTGAGTGATGCCGGCATGGCCTGGCTGGTGCCTTCGGTGGTGACCCTGGCGGGTGCCGTGGCCTGCGACCGCATGCTCGGCAAGCCGCGCGAGGCGTTGGCCTGACCGCACAAGTCGAAGCCTGAGGGCGGCACCGGCCACAAGCCGAAGGGTGCGCGCCAAGGGTGAAAACAAGAGAGCCCCGTATCCGTAAGGATGCGGGGCTTTTCGTTGGTTGCCTGTTACAGTCTCTTCGCAGCAGGCCAGGCATTTTCCAGTGTGCAGGTGTGCCTTTTGCCGCTTGCCAGCGTCGAAATCCGGTCCCTATCCTTTAGGCACATGGCCCTTTCGGTAACCCTGCATGAACTTCATCCAAAGCAACCTCAACAACCTGCTGGCCATCGCCTGGTTCGCCCTGTGCTGGGGTGGCTATACCCGCTATGCGATCTGGAAGGGGCGCGACACCGCTTGCCTGGCCAGTGTGCTGCACCTGTACCGCGAAGACTGGATGCGCCGCATGCTGCTGCGCGACAACCGCATCGCCGATGCCAGCGTGATCGGTAATCTGGAGCGCAACGCCTCGTTCTTTGCCTCCAGCACCCTGATCATTCTGGCTGGCATCCTCACCGTGCTCGGTGCCTCCGACCGGGCTCTGTCGTTGCTGGCCGACCTGCCGCTGGTTCAGCAGACATCTCAGGGCATGTCGGAGATCAAGCTGCTGTGCCTGGCCATGGTATTTGTCTATGCCTTCTTCACGTTCAGCTGGTGCATGCGCCAATACAATTTTGCCGCTGTGCTGGTGGGGTCGGCGCCGATGATCGGCGAGCGGCTGGTCAACGAGCTGGAGCGAAAGGCGTTCGCCTCCCGCGCGGCGCGCGTGCTTTCACTGGCTGCCAACCAGTTCAACTTCGGCCTGCGCTCGTACTATTTCGGCATGGCCATGCTGACCTGGTTCATCAGCCCCTGGCTGTTCATGGTGGTGAGTGTGGGCGTGGTATTGATCCTGTACCGCCGTGAGTTCCATTCCGATGTACTGGATGTGATGGTCTTCACGCCCACTGAAAGTGCCCCCACGGACGCGGGAAAGGAAAGCGCCGCTGGCAACGCTTGAGCCGATCAGGGGGCGCCACCCGGTTGTCTAGCGGCTGCCAGCCTGCGTCTGCAGCCAGGCGACTGTCGCTGGCGAGGCCTGGCTCAGGGGAATCGAAGCCTGGTGCACGCTGCCATCCCAGCCCTCCATGGTGATCCACAGTTCAGCGTTGGGCCGGGTCTTGGCTGGAACCGGGACGGAAGCGCCCATGCTGTACGGTGAACCGAAGAAAATGCTCCCGGCCG from Pseudomonas putida encodes the following:
- the brnQ gene encoding branched-chain amino acid transport system II carrier protein codes for the protein MKVLKGQDILALGFMTFALFVGAGNIIFPPIVGLQSGPHVWMAALGFLVTAVGLPVITVVALAKVGGGMDALSSPIGKFFGGLLAAVCYLSVGPLFATPRTATVSFEVGVAPLTGESPLALFIYSLVYFAVVLAVSMYPGKLLDTVGRFLAPLKIIALAVLGIAAFALPAGTIGDAQPAYAAAAFSKGFSDGYLTMDTLGALVFGIVIVNAIRSRGVESPKLITRYAIIAGLIAGVGLALVYISLFRLGATSHDIAADATNGAAVLHAYVQHTFGSLGSGFLAVLIALACLVTAVGLTCACAEYFSQILPLSYRALVVILAGFSLLISNLGLTKLIMFSIPVLTAIYPPCIVVVGLSFVKDLWNSPTRILAPVMLVSLLFGMVDAIKGSSLAHVLPDFMAHLPLSDAGMAWLVPSVVTLAGAVACDRMLGKPREALA
- a CDS encoding DUF599 family protein, yielding MNFIQSNLNNLLAIAWFALCWGGYTRYAIWKGRDTACLASVLHLYREDWMRRMLLRDNRIADASVIGNLERNASFFASSTLIILAGILTVLGASDRALSLLADLPLVQQTSQGMSEIKLLCLAMVFVYAFFTFSWCMRQYNFAAVLVGSAPMIGERLVNELERKAFASRAARVLSLAANQFNFGLRSYYFGMAMLTWFISPWLFMVVSVGVVLILYRREFHSDVLDVMVFTPTESAPTDAGKESAAGNA